In one window of Kosmotoga pacifica DNA:
- a CDS encoding tyrosine-protein phosphatase has product MNVDVHCHLLPGVDDGCKTLEESLEIAEAMKSNGAEKLIFTPHLYSPRVPTNIDRIKETYLRTRESFLKMGIKIELGAELFLWENLSSKTLMTLGDSQYLLIELPDFEPPYLFKEILNLQQKGYYVILAHVERYSYLFDGGKMFSRFFRRKAVPDRLLRLKDMGVLFQINWNSIRDKNKRARYMFENGLIDFIGSDKHRKNDGRDVVDFSSELMAGFTNSDFGFGGARDGQHS; this is encoded by the coding sequence ATGAATGTAGACGTGCATTGTCACTTACTTCCCGGGGTCGACGATGGATGCAAGACTCTTGAAGAGAGCCTTGAAATAGCTGAGGCAATGAAATCAAATGGTGCAGAAAAACTCATCTTTACTCCGCACCTTTATTCACCTAGAGTACCAACGAATATAGACAGGATAAAGGAAACGTATTTGAGAACACGGGAATCATTTTTAAAAATGGGCATAAAAATCGAGCTCGGAGCGGAGCTTTTTCTCTGGGAGAACCTTTCTTCAAAAACTCTGATGACACTCGGAGATTCTCAATACCTTTTGATCGAACTACCTGATTTCGAGCCACCGTACCTATTTAAGGAAATTTTAAACCTTCAGCAAAAAGGCTACTATGTTATACTGGCTCACGTTGAACGATACTCTTATCTCTTTGACGGTGGTAAGATGTTTTCCAGATTTTTCAGACGAAAAGCTGTGCCCGACAGGCTTTTGAGATTGAAAGACATGGGCGTACTCTTTCAGATTAATTGGAACAGCATTCGTGATAAAAACAAAAGAGCCAGATACATGTTCGAGAATGGATTAATAGATTTTATCGGGAGCGACAAGCACAGGAAAAATGACGGTAGAGATGTTGTTGATTTCAGCAGCGAGTTAATGGCGGGTTTTACGAACAGCGATTTTGGCTTTGGAGGTGCAAGAGATGGACAACACTCCTGA
- a CDS encoding GumC family protein, with protein MDNTPDFERAEYTELTLEDIFRMFRKHRMLFVGVIIAAIALTALYLFFATPIYEASVTVKIEPTSKSSISDIFMDQVTGSYTSKDISTEVELIKSRSNFENVIEELGLIDRMIEPEIKEKFIQEGYSEEDFIDSLAKTLSEITTVSPVKDTRIVKISVQHADPVLATEIANKLAEVYNEKLAELSKRDVKTKREFIDSQIPLIEADLRKATDALKTFKETYKIYVLEEHARSLLQVLSNYDQQYNDLSLQLKEKEAEKEAYLELLQEFETSEAETRVSKWIKTSETYMNPVITQLKTKRAELEIELASLKQQYPITDPKVQAKLSEIAKTDELIKRETENFIRTGESQTLNPAYEEALINYISSNSSIQVLESRLKAVEELKARYEAELNRLPALEQRLLELQRQVTVKENLYTLMLEKLEEAKISEAAVVGNAAVVDYAKPPKVPVKPNKKLSLAIGSVLGIFLGMLTVFLVEYLDKTLKSEEEIERYSGLSVIGRVPEIENLSESEDELYVRIHPTAPQSEAIKLAASNISFLMGDEKKAIAITSVSPGEGKSFVAANVAFYMASSGYRTVLVDLDMRRPRVEKILGLNKKNKKNDRGITDLIKGDIKLEEAVIKDYDTNLDVIPMGSRATNPTLLLSSKKLDELLKVLKERYDRIIIDTPPALVTSDVSLIANKLDGIVLVVRPGVALRDGLRITINNLQTVGASLLGVLVNGVNQQTSGYYHYYYYYYYSEGGKKRKRKTKVDDKI; from the coding sequence ATGGACAACACTCCTGATTTTGAACGTGCGGAATACACAGAGCTTACTTTGGAAGATATTTTTAGGATGTTTCGAAAACATCGTATGCTTTTTGTGGGAGTAATAATTGCTGCTATCGCTTTGACGGCCCTATATCTGTTCTTTGCGACACCGATTTATGAAGCCAGTGTAACCGTCAAAATTGAGCCCACGTCAAAGTCATCGATAAGCGATATATTTATGGATCAGGTAACTGGTAGTTATACATCGAAAGATATCTCCACCGAAGTGGAGCTGATAAAGAGCAGGAGTAATTTTGAAAACGTCATCGAAGAACTTGGTCTCATAGACAGGATGATCGAACCTGAAATTAAAGAAAAATTTATACAGGAGGGCTACAGCGAGGAGGATTTCATTGACTCCTTGGCAAAGACCTTATCGGAAATAACGACCGTTTCGCCCGTCAAAGACACGCGGATCGTGAAGATTTCCGTTCAGCACGCCGACCCCGTTCTGGCAACGGAAATAGCGAACAAACTTGCCGAGGTTTACAATGAGAAATTGGCGGAATTATCTAAGCGAGATGTCAAAACGAAGCGTGAATTCATCGATTCTCAGATACCACTGATTGAAGCTGACCTCCGGAAAGCCACAGACGCCCTCAAAACCTTTAAAGAGACTTACAAAATATACGTGCTCGAAGAACATGCGAGATCACTATTACAGGTTCTATCTAATTATGATCAACAATACAACGACCTCAGCCTTCAGCTGAAAGAAAAGGAAGCCGAAAAAGAGGCCTATCTGGAGCTTCTTCAGGAATTTGAAACCTCCGAAGCTGAGACGAGGGTCAGCAAGTGGATCAAAACCTCTGAGACCTATATGAACCCCGTTATTACACAGTTGAAAACAAAGCGTGCTGAGCTGGAAATAGAACTGGCGTCCCTCAAACAACAGTACCCCATAACTGACCCGAAGGTACAGGCGAAACTCTCAGAAATAGCTAAAACCGATGAACTCATCAAAAGGGAGACAGAGAACTTCATCCGCACAGGTGAAAGCCAGACGTTGAATCCGGCTTACGAAGAAGCTCTTATCAATTATATAAGTAGCAACTCCAGCATTCAGGTACTCGAATCAAGATTGAAAGCTGTCGAAGAACTTAAAGCTAGGTATGAAGCTGAACTAAATCGTTTGCCGGCACTGGAGCAAAGACTCCTGGAGTTACAGAGACAGGTTACGGTCAAAGAGAATCTTTATACACTCATGCTCGAAAAGCTCGAAGAAGCCAAGATCAGCGAAGCCGCTGTGGTGGGTAATGCCGCTGTGGTCGATTACGCAAAACCTCCTAAAGTTCCTGTGAAACCAAACAAAAAGCTCTCGTTGGCGATTGGAAGCGTCCTCGGAATTTTCCTCGGTATGCTCACCGTCTTCCTTGTTGAGTATCTTGATAAGACGCTGAAGTCTGAAGAAGAAATCGAGAGGTACAGCGGGCTTAGCGTTATAGGAAGGGTCCCAGAAATCGAAAATCTCAGTGAAAGCGAAGATGAATTGTATGTACGGATCCATCCGACGGCCCCTCAATCCGAAGCCATCAAACTTGCGGCTAGTAATATTTCATTCCTCATGGGTGACGAAAAGAAAGCCATCGCTATAACCTCTGTCAGCCCTGGGGAAGGGAAGTCTTTTGTGGCAGCGAATGTCGCTTTTTACATGGCTTCCAGTGGTTACCGTACAGTTCTTGTAGACCTCGATATGAGGAGACCAAGAGTTGAAAAGATTCTGGGACTGAATAAAAAGAATAAGAAGAATGATAGGGGTATAACTGACCTCATCAAAGGAGATATAAAACTGGAAGAGGCCGTCATTAAGGATTATGACACAAACCTTGATGTCATACCGATGGGTTCCAGAGCCACGAATCCCACCCTCCTCCTCTCTTCAAAAAAGTTGGATGAGCTTTTAAAAGTGCTTAAAGAAAGATATGATAGGATAATAATCGATACGCCACCAGCTCTGGTGACTTCAGATGTCTCGTTGATTGCAAACAAATTGGACGGAATCGTTCTGGTGGTCAGACCGGGTGTTGCTCTCAGGGATGGCTTAAGAATTACAATCAACAACCTTCAAACTGTTGGAGCATCGTTACTCGGAGTGTTGGTGAATGGTGTCAACCAGCAGACTTCGGGTTATTATCACTATTACTATTATTACTATTACAGTGAAGGAGGAAAGAAAAGAAAACGAAAGACGAAAGTGGATGATAAAATATGA
- a CDS encoding ZIP family metal transporter, with amino-acid sequence MTLALKGIVYSSFAGLATTIGGIPFLLWRKKVNRKTLDMLLGFAAGVMLAATAFSLVVPSIEIGGPVRFVIGFFLGAVFVYLMDKFSPHEHLIKGYEGPLSHAKVSKIWLFVIAITLHNFPEGMAVGVGAFSKEALVIAVAIGIQNIPEGAAVSASLTGAGYKAGTTFLITLLTGVVEIIGGIFGALLMVIARPLLPYAMAFAGGAMLYVISDEVIPETHSGGYELLSTYSLIFGFILMTLLDNMLG; translated from the coding sequence ATGACCCTCGCCTTAAAGGGAATCGTATACAGTTCATTTGCTGGGTTGGCAACAACTATAGGCGGTATACCCTTCCTCTTGTGGCGGAAAAAGGTCAATCGAAAGACTCTGGATATGTTACTTGGATTCGCCGCCGGCGTGATGCTGGCGGCGACTGCTTTCAGTCTAGTGGTGCCTTCTATAGAAATCGGTGGACCAGTAAGGTTTGTCATCGGCTTTTTTCTTGGTGCTGTGTTTGTGTACCTCATGGACAAGTTCTCACCCCATGAGCATCTCATTAAAGGATATGAAGGACCGCTTTCGCACGCTAAAGTCTCGAAGATATGGTTGTTTGTCATCGCTATAACTCTCCATAATTTTCCCGAAGGGATGGCCGTGGGTGTTGGAGCGTTCTCGAAGGAAGCCCTGGTAATCGCAGTTGCTATAGGCATTCAGAACATTCCAGAGGGGGCTGCGGTTTCCGCAAGCCTTACCGGTGCTGGATACAAGGCAGGTACGACATTTTTGATAACGCTTCTTACAGGTGTGGTTGAAATAATCGGTGGAATATTTGGTGCTCTATTGATGGTGATCGCCAGACCTTTACTGCCTTATGCCATGGCATTCGCCGGCGGTGCGATGCTTTATGTTATAAGTGATGAGGTTATTCCCGAGACCCATAGTGGAGGATATGAGTTACTGTCAACATACTCCCTTATATTCGGGTTTATCTTAATGACATTGCTGGACAATATGCTGGGATAG
- a CDS encoding O-antigen ligase family protein, protein MKERREKLIDLELIVYFLLLLIVPLFIVKGFTHEPSTGKHLIYAVGFSIIFLLNVLNKREIRFKYNLVHLFAMGFGVAAVVSLFSVQLDNPHYLRYSLDVALFTLFVSLTGLYLSNKMNTRTKIELSMLFFIIGATVVALDAMLNYYAGYDLFLGKIGEPFARASARSTIGNPNFVSDYMGMALPMVFYFIASSKALHEVFGKKLWNQVALKTSMLIFMIPMISAVFIAETRTVITGIFLGNLLFISVYLLLRKRLEADSSDQTLKKITLFFILLAVIIVLVMSYLYLTPSPLTGGGKLNVTKRLEYALTSSSSWKERFSAWLNSVYQWVEPENKLRLLIGSGIGTFQLYHLLYTPYVISDHPEYSAVWNNFKRTHNDYLQSLSETGLLGFVMVLFFMIFLVWIYFRNLFKIKDRSDLLLYGAIGAGIFSLSLHTMFEFPLHMQPNLMGGVFLLSIAVGVYFNNKQKEANISKGTSIIVILAFFGVLSFLKTTAYIGEGYFRMGQTDQQYYYAYIREYVKADVNTLNKALSDLETFSGDYAYLKNLPEYFSVRGSDLKRKYPGLSSRQLVLKAEEERKKEIESIKSQLKNYLERAQLLKSKAREYYDSAVSNFRKSFSIYPVFGKPLWYLGGFGLKQERLFMEGYSLKDKLTVLVGDDPYANLVLSEFKGNTNIIPLPEKTIRTTPFKEFFERVGTTLTEKTAMRININLLAQIQMTLDAIDYYESSMIFFSERQTPKIVGSLYKQLYENLSSYLLYLPDSVEGLDVDRLRMLAENVRDYAAEMSVYWYDLAVTLLPGTWNRYPDWENIYSQYMEAVVTTHNQLEEVVQMLVDIAKRHASISVAMWNGGKYGIPDDTLDFCIEFSKKILSENVTLYRKFMEEVLMAYREIKEVIADKIERVNSDRLKIRMKKFLQTYETLSSALER, encoded by the coding sequence GTGAAAGAGAGAAGGGAGAAATTAATCGATCTTGAGCTTATAGTATATTTTCTTTTACTACTCATCGTACCGCTTTTCATCGTCAAGGGATTCACTCACGAACCCTCCACTGGCAAGCACCTGATATACGCGGTGGGTTTTTCAATAATTTTCCTCTTGAACGTACTGAATAAGAGAGAAATTCGTTTCAAATATAACCTTGTTCACCTTTTCGCTATGGGCTTTGGTGTGGCCGCTGTTGTCTCCCTTTTCTCTGTTCAGCTGGACAACCCCCACTATTTGAGATATTCGCTGGATGTTGCTCTTTTTACCCTTTTTGTTTCATTGACAGGGTTATATCTCTCCAATAAGATGAACACCAGAACGAAGATCGAACTCAGTATGCTCTTTTTCATCATAGGAGCGACGGTGGTAGCTTTGGATGCCATGCTGAATTATTACGCTGGTTACGATCTCTTTCTGGGAAAGATCGGCGAGCCCTTCGCACGGGCTTCTGCAAGGTCCACGATAGGAAATCCCAACTTTGTTTCTGACTATATGGGTATGGCACTTCCCATGGTGTTCTACTTTATAGCGAGTTCAAAAGCTCTCCACGAAGTCTTTGGTAAAAAACTGTGGAATCAGGTAGCACTTAAAACTTCGATGCTCATTTTTATGATCCCCATGATATCAGCCGTATTTATCGCGGAAACGCGAACTGTCATAACGGGGATTTTTCTTGGAAACTTGCTATTTATCAGTGTTTACCTTCTGCTGAGAAAAAGGCTTGAAGCGGATTCTTCCGATCAAACTTTGAAGAAAATTACACTGTTCTTCATATTACTTGCAGTGATCATCGTTTTAGTGATGAGTTACCTCTATCTAACTCCATCGCCCCTGACCGGTGGAGGTAAGTTGAATGTTACAAAGAGACTTGAATATGCGTTGACTTCTTCAAGTTCGTGGAAGGAGAGATTCTCTGCATGGTTGAATTCCGTTTATCAGTGGGTAGAACCTGAAAACAAATTGAGATTACTCATTGGTAGCGGAATTGGTACGTTCCAGCTATATCATCTGCTATACACGCCCTATGTGATTTCTGATCATCCAGAGTATTCAGCTGTATGGAACAATTTCAAAAGGACCCACAACGATTATCTGCAATCCCTTAGTGAGACAGGGCTACTTGGTTTTGTAATGGTCTTATTTTTTATGATCTTTCTGGTGTGGATTTATTTCAGAAACCTATTCAAAATAAAAGACAGGTCAGACTTGTTGCTCTATGGAGCCATTGGAGCCGGAATATTCTCCCTTTCTTTGCACACGATGTTTGAATTTCCACTTCACATGCAACCCAATCTCATGGGTGGCGTGTTTTTACTCTCTATCGCCGTGGGCGTCTATTTCAACAACAAACAGAAAGAGGCAAATATCAGTAAAGGGACTTCGATAATCGTTATACTGGCCTTCTTTGGAGTGCTCTCCTTCCTGAAGACCACAGCGTATATTGGTGAAGGTTATTTCAGGATGGGTCAAACAGATCAGCAGTACTACTATGCCTATATCCGTGAATATGTGAAAGCGGATGTGAATACTCTAAATAAGGCTCTCTCTGACCTGGAAACTTTCAGCGGAGATTATGCCTATTTGAAGAATTTACCCGAATATTTCAGCGTAAGGGGAAGCGACTTGAAGAGAAAATATCCCGGGCTGTCATCCCGACAACTGGTCCTTAAAGCCGAAGAGGAGCGTAAGAAAGAAATAGAGAGTATAAAGTCCCAACTGAAAAACTATCTCGAACGTGCACAGTTGTTAAAAAGCAAAGCCCGTGAATATTATGACAGTGCAGTCTCGAATTTTAGAAAGTCATTCAGTATATATCCGGTTTTTGGGAAGCCTTTGTGGTATCTTGGTGGCTTCGGATTGAAACAGGAAAGATTGTTCATGGAGGGCTATTCCCTTAAAGATAAGTTGACAGTGCTTGTGGGGGATGATCCCTATGCAAACCTTGTACTGAGTGAATTTAAGGGGAATACCAACATAATTCCCTTACCGGAAAAAACAATAAGAACGACTCCTTTCAAGGAATTCTTTGAACGAGTTGGTACCACTCTTACAGAGAAGACCGCTATGCGTATAAACATAAATCTTCTCGCACAGATTCAGATGACACTGGACGCTATAGATTACTATGAGTCTTCGATGATCTTTTTCAGTGAACGTCAAACGCCCAAGATCGTTGGAAGTCTTTATAAACAGCTTTACGAAAATCTCAGTTCGTATCTGTTATATCTCCCGGACAGCGTGGAAGGGCTTGATGTAGATAGACTTCGAATGCTGGCTGAAAATGTTAGAGATTATGCCGCTGAAATGTCTGTGTACTGGTATGATCTTGCTGTCACGCTACTTCCTGGAACCTGGAACAGATACCCTGACTGGGAAAACATATACTCTCAATACATGGAAGCTGTTGTAACGACGCATAATCAGCTGGAAGAGGTAGTACAGATGCTCGTCGATATCGCAAAAAGGCACGCTTCAATAAGTGTTGCGATGTGGAATGGGGGAAAATATGGAATACCTGATGATACCCTAGATTTTTGTATAGAGTTTTCCAAGAAGATTCTTAGTGAAAATGTAACCCTGTATAGAAAGTTTATGGAAGAAGTCTTAATGGCTTACCGCGAGATAAAAGAAGTAATCGCTGATAAAATTGAAAGAGTGAATTCGGACAGATTAAAGATTCGCATGAAAAAGTTCCTGCAAACTTATGAAACGTTGAGTTCCGCCCTTGAGCGATAA
- the metG gene encoding methionine--tRNA ligase has product MKGKFYVTTPIYYINSEPHIGSAYTTIVADVVARYKRLDGFDVYFLTGTDEHGQKVLQAAEVRNMAPQTFCDELAGKFKELWKELQITNDYFVRTTDENHMRTVQYFVKKMKENGDVYKGVYEGWYCVPCETFWTEEDVGKERVCPTCGREVKRVSEENYFFRLSKYNDALLKLFKENPDFVQPDFRRNEMLRILESGLKDLSITRTSFKWGVPMPDDPEHVIYVWVDALINYVSAIGYPDDMEKFEKYWPADVHLIGKEINRFHSLIWPAMLMSAGLPLPRQIYAHGWLTVNGQKISKSLGNAIDPREFVRVYGNDAVRYYLLKDIQFGRDGDFSEENLIARINADLANDLGNLLHRTQAMIKKFNEDMIPVPGEESDVDGELISLAWKTIKNYREYMDKLKFTQALETIWELVKFGNKYIDITEPWKLGKLPEKKERLNTVLFNLAEVLRLVSLMIAPIMPETADEIMKRIGAKAVKNFEQLEWGRLEPGTKIVHGSPLFPRIDLKEHRWVSKKNSQISGEIESEPEEGANLIEISDFARVELRVGKVIEAEKIQKSKKLLKLQIDLGALGKRQIVAGIAQHYTPEEIQGLKVIVITNLKPAKLMGVESNGMLLAAKTGDSLTVLTVHRDIEPGAKVS; this is encoded by the coding sequence ATGAAGGGAAAGTTCTATGTCACCACGCCTATTTACTACATAAACTCAGAACCCCATATTGGCTCGGCTTATACGACAATTGTGGCCGATGTGGTTGCCAGATATAAAAGGCTTGATGGATTTGACGTGTATTTTCTGACGGGAACCGATGAACACGGTCAGAAGGTACTCCAGGCAGCGGAAGTTCGAAACATGGCTCCGCAAACTTTTTGCGACGAACTAGCCGGGAAATTCAAGGAACTGTGGAAAGAGCTTCAAATAACGAATGATTATTTCGTACGCACTACGGATGAAAATCACATGCGAACGGTGCAATACTTCGTCAAAAAGATGAAAGAAAACGGGGACGTATACAAGGGAGTTTACGAGGGCTGGTACTGTGTCCCCTGTGAGACTTTCTGGACGGAAGAAGATGTTGGAAAGGAAAGAGTCTGTCCAACCTGTGGCAGGGAAGTAAAGAGAGTCAGCGAAGAGAATTATTTCTTCAGACTTTCAAAGTACAATGACGCCCTTTTGAAACTATTCAAAGAGAACCCTGATTTCGTTCAGCCAGATTTCAGACGCAATGAGATGCTCAGAATCCTTGAAAGCGGTCTTAAAGACCTCAGTATAACCAGGACATCCTTCAAATGGGGTGTTCCCATGCCAGATGATCCGGAACACGTGATCTATGTTTGGGTAGACGCGCTGATAAACTACGTGAGCGCGATAGGTTACCCTGATGACATGGAGAAATTCGAAAAGTACTGGCCCGCTGATGTACATTTGATCGGAAAAGAAATAAATCGTTTCCACTCTCTGATCTGGCCGGCAATGCTCATGTCTGCCGGTCTTCCCCTACCCAGACAGATATACGCCCACGGCTGGCTAACGGTGAACGGTCAAAAGATCTCCAAGTCCCTTGGCAATGCCATTGACCCGAGGGAGTTTGTCAGGGTGTATGGAAACGATGCTGTGAGGTACTATCTACTGAAGGATATTCAATTTGGCCGGGATGGGGATTTTTCTGAAGAGAACCTTATTGCACGCATAAATGCCGATCTGGCGAATGATCTCGGCAACCTGCTTCACAGGACTCAAGCCATGATTAAAAAGTTCAATGAGGATATGATCCCTGTACCTGGTGAAGAATCGGACGTGGATGGAGAACTTATTTCCCTAGCTTGGAAAACCATTAAAAACTACAGAGAATACATGGATAAACTCAAGTTCACACAGGCTCTCGAAACAATATGGGAATTAGTGAAGTTTGGGAATAAGTACATTGACATCACGGAGCCCTGGAAACTCGGGAAACTCCCCGAAAAGAAAGAAAGATTGAACACGGTACTCTTCAACCTCGCAGAGGTACTCAGGCTTGTATCCCTTATGATAGCACCTATCATGCCCGAAACTGCCGATGAGATAATGAAACGCATCGGAGCAAAAGCCGTGAAGAATTTTGAACAACTGGAATGGGGGAGACTCGAACCGGGCACAAAAATTGTACATGGTTCTCCGCTATTTCCACGAATTGACCTCAAGGAACACCGTTGGGTATCCAAAAAGAATTCCCAGATCTCCGGGGAGATTGAAAGTGAACCGGAGGAGGGAGCGAATCTCATCGAGATCTCCGACTTTGCCCGGGTTGAACTAAGGGTGGGAAAAGTGATAGAGGCAGAAAAAATACAGAAATCCAAAAAACTGCTAAAACTCCAGATAGATCTCGGGGCTCTTGGAAAGAGACAGATCGTAGCTGGTATAGCTCAACATTACACTCCAGAAGAGATCCAGGGACTCAAAGTGATAGTTATTACGAATCTTAAACCGGCGAAATTGATGGGCGTGGAATCAAATGGAATGCTACTTGCCGCAAAAACGGGGGACAGCCTCACTGTGCTCACCGTTCATCGAGATATAGAGCCCGGTGCAAAAGTATCCTGA
- the gyrA gene encoding DNA gyrase subunit A, whose translation MAENIVPKAINDEMIESYMLYSMSVIVGRAIPDVRDGLKPVQRRILYGMLALGLKHNQSFKKSARIVGEVMGKFHPHGDMAIYDTLVRMAQNFTMRYPLIDGQGNFGSIDRDPPAAMRYTEARLKSIAEEMLVDIDKNTVDMMPNFDGSLEEPAVLPSRVPNLLMNGASGIAVGMMTNIPPHNLRELVAAINVLIDNPAIDNEELLNYVNGPDFPTGGIIMDREGMRKIYTEGKGRFIVRGVAEIQELRGNICIVITEIPYSVSKADLIEQIASAAQNHRDIQVRNIRDESDKRGLRIVVELKRGADPNVVLNLLYKHTSLQISYTAQMLVIDEKKRPRVMTLKELLKSFVDHRYEVIRRRTEYDLEQDSKRAHIVEGLTKATRSIDTVVDIIRNSSDTQRAMQNLMETLDVSEAQAQAILDMRLGKLTSLEMDKLVKEYRELVSRIDSYRKILSEPGNIYRIIKEELQEINEKYGDGRKTKITNDVSGDFNVEDVIPDDDIVVAVTHKGYIKSTPLESYRKQGRGGKGVRGIKTRDEDFVTNILTTTRLSKTVIITSKGKAYIINNHELDYSSRDSKGKLLANYIKIDPDETVQAILTARKENIEGKYLIITTRKGKIKRTPFEAFANSRISGIKAITLNEGDKVVSAMISESEDDTVLISTALGMVIRFPVSQIRPMGRSAAGVIGIRLRRDDMVVSSSVVAANDQRYLFTATEWGVGKRTPLTEYRPQNRGGMGLKNLYAIDRIGRVIDALVVTDEDELIVITKAGMSIRLPVAQIRPTGRITKGVKLVELKAHDSVASMAVIAD comes from the coding sequence ATGGCTGAAAATATAGTTCCGAAAGCAATAAATGATGAAATGATAGAATCCTATATGCTCTACTCAATGAGTGTTATCGTCGGTAGAGCCATTCCTGATGTCAGAGATGGCCTCAAGCCAGTACAGAGAAGGATTCTCTATGGCATGCTCGCACTGGGACTGAAGCACAACCAGTCTTTCAAAAAGAGTGCCAGAATCGTTGGTGAGGTCATGGGTAAGTTTCACCCGCACGGCGATATGGCTATCTACGACACGCTTGTGCGTATGGCTCAGAATTTTACCATGCGATATCCCCTTATAGACGGTCAGGGAAACTTCGGTTCAATTGACAGAGACCCACCGGCCGCGATGCGTTATACTGAGGCCCGCTTGAAAAGCATAGCAGAGGAAATGCTTGTTGATATCGACAAGAACACTGTTGACATGATGCCAAACTTTGATGGTTCCCTTGAGGAACCTGCCGTTCTGCCTTCGCGGGTTCCTAACCTACTTATGAATGGCGCATCGGGTATCGCAGTCGGTATGATGACTAATATTCCTCCCCACAATCTCAGAGAGCTCGTTGCTGCTATCAACGTTCTCATAGATAATCCCGCGATAGATAATGAGGAACTCCTGAACTATGTAAACGGCCCTGACTTCCCGACAGGTGGAATAATTATGGACAGGGAAGGTATGCGAAAAATATACACTGAAGGGAAAGGGCGTTTCATCGTCAGAGGTGTAGCTGAAATCCAGGAATTAAGGGGAAATATATGTATAGTAATCACAGAGATCCCGTATTCAGTCTCAAAAGCTGACCTGATCGAACAGATAGCTTCTGCAGCTCAGAACCACAGGGACATTCAGGTCAGAAATATCCGCGACGAGTCAGACAAACGTGGGTTGAGGATTGTTGTGGAACTCAAGCGTGGTGCAGACCCAAATGTGGTGTTGAATCTCCTGTACAAGCACACTTCTCTGCAGATCTCTTATACAGCCCAGATGCTCGTCATTGATGAGAAAAAACGTCCCAGAGTGATGACCCTCAAAGAGCTCCTGAAGTCTTTTGTCGATCATCGTTATGAGGTTATCAGGAGACGTACTGAATACGACCTGGAGCAGGACTCCAAACGCGCGCACATTGTTGAAGGTCTGACAAAAGCCACCAGATCTATCGATACTGTTGTGGATATCATAAGGAACTCTTCTGATACCCAACGGGCAATGCAGAACCTTATGGAGACTCTCGACGTGAGTGAAGCCCAGGCACAGGCTATCCTCGATATGCGCCTTGGAAAATTGACTTCACTGGAGATGGACAAGCTCGTCAAAGAATACCGGGAGCTCGTATCGAGAATCGATAGCTACAGGAAGATACTCTCAGAACCAGGAAACATATACAGGATTATAAAAGAGGAGCTTCAGGAGATCAACGAAAAATACGGGGACGGGCGAAAGACGAAAATAACTAATGATGTTTCAGGTGATTTCAATGTAGAAGATGTGATACCGGATGATGATATAGTCGTCGCCGTTACTCATAAAGGTTACATAAAGTCCACCCCTCTGGAGAGCTATCGCAAACAGGGGAGGGGAGGTAAAGGCGTACGTGGAATAAAGACGAGGGATGAGGATTTCGTGACAAACATACTCACGACGACACGCCTTAGCAAGACCGTCATCATCACCTCCAAAGGAAAGGCGTATATAATAAACAACCACGAACTTGACTATTCTTCCCGAGATTCAAAGGGGAAGCTGTTGGCCAATTACATAAAAATTGACCCGGACGAGACCGTTCAAGCTATCCTCACAGCCAGAAAAGAAAACATCGAGGGCAAATACTTGATAATCACAACCAGAAAGGGAAAGATCAAGAGAACTCCCTTTGAAGCTTTTGCTAACTCGAGGATTTCTGGTATAAAAGCTATCACACTCAACGAGGGTGACAAAGTTGTCAGTGCAATGATCAGTGAATCTGAAGATGACACTGTCCTGATCTCCACTGCGCTGGGTATGGTGATCAGGTTCCCTGTTTCCCAGATCAGGCCCATGGGAAGAAGTGCCGCAGGGGTCATTGGCATCAGGCTACGCAGAGACGATATGGTGGTTTCTAGTAGTGTTGTCGCCGCAAACGATCAGAGATACCTTTTCACTGCAACGGAATGGGGTGTGGGTAAGAGAACGCCTCTCACTGAATACAGACCTCAGAATCGCGGAGGTATGGGATTGAAAAACCTGTATGCAATAGACAGGATAGGTCGGGTCATAGATGCTCTCGTCGTTACAGACGAAGACGAATTGATTGTGATCACTAAGGCCGGGATGTCAATAAGACTTCCTGTTGCACAGATAAGACCCACAGGAAGAATCACAAAAGGGGTAAAGCTTGTTGAACTTAAGGCTCACGACAGCGTGGCCAGCATGGCTGTCATAGCCGACTGA